Part of the Aquila chrysaetos chrysaetos chromosome 6, bAquChr1.4, whole genome shotgun sequence genome, gcaccaaaaccagccccaaaAACAACTGCTCCAAATCCTGTGAGTGTGATACCGAGGTTGTCGCCATCCCTCCCGCAGGAGCTCTCCTTTCCCCCGTCCCACCCAAGGCAAAACCGTGCTGTTGTCACCCCACTTGAATAccaaaaaccttttttttttttaaccctgaaAAAAATACGGTGTTACACCCTCTCCtgagcaaaggcagcagaattGGAGCAATGCAACTAGGTTTTAACCCCGCCATGACATCAGTTTCACAACAGTGTGATTGAACAGCTTCAGCTAAGCGATCACTGAATAAAACCAGACAAATAAACACCAAACTCCTTAGTTTTGATGACAacaccttcaaaaaaaaaagatgccttACGCACAAGATCATACAGGGACCTAAACCAACTTCTCTGTGGGACTTTTAAGCTTTCTTTGTGCcaggagagctgcagcctgCAAGCTTGGCATCCCAGTGTGCactggcagggagggggagtCCTCCCTATCCCCTGGGCTATAAACGATCCCTGAGTCAGTTTTCATTGTGGGAACACACCACGTAATGCTGACATTTCCATCTCTCCCTGTTAATCCCTTTTTAAACCCACTTCTAGTTAACCAGATGCTTCTCCCACTAACAGATGCCCACCAAAGGCAGCAAGAAACAAGCAATAAATAACTTAAGATAACTTATCTACCCTGCGAGTGGGGAAAGATCAAGGCGTACCTGTGCACtaaaaaggtaagaaaatggTTGCATATCAGCTCATTCCATCCACAGGACGTTCAGCAGTATCGCAGTATCGCATGGAAGACATGGGCTTTGTAGATCAAAGCACCGGGCATACTTACATTTCAATAAAGCCCTGAACAAACAGATGTGCGGGTTGATACCCCTCTTTGTTTGCTCCATAGGAAGGCTGAGAAGTTTCATATTTCCAATGGGATAATAACTTCCACGGGTGGTTTTTAAGCCCTTGGGTTTGTGGCTCGATTGAAGAGGGGGTTTAGCTTTGTGTGCTCGCTCTCCTGAGATCCTCCGCAGAGAGGGAGGACTTAAAATGAAGGGATTTGGTTAAAGCCACCTGTGGATCCCCAACCTGCGTGATCCCAGCCCTCTGGACTCTGTTTAGCCCCCTGAACAGTGTCTTTCACAAAGGTTTAGCCAAACTTTACAGGAGAAACCAAGGAGATCAGGGCCAACATAGCAGCAAACCCAACCCGAAGGGCAAGGACCTGTAATGCCAAAGCATGCGAGCACGAGCAGTGCAGATAATGAACACCACAATGGGGAAGATCTTCTATAATGGAAGTTTTTTGTGGATGAGGTGGGAAGGGGATGCCTAATCATCAGCGATGCCATGGTTTTAAAAGTCAGGTGGGGAAAGCAGGGGGGTTGCGTGTCGGTGTGATGCCCATCGGTTTGCATCGTGGCATTTTGAGGTAGTTTCTTGTGCAGGTGGTGAGGGGTAAGCCACTCGGCACACCTGAGTGGGGAGGCAGGTGAGCTGTTGCTCCCCATCCTTTCCTTACCAGGCTTGGATGGCTTTTTATTCCACTTGgcagcaggaaataaaaggtTAGAGGGAAGAAAAGCCCCAGGACAGACATCTCTGCCAGCCTTGGAGGACAGCTGGGAGGTGACGTCCTTTCCAGTGAGCAGCTTTGGTGGCTCTCAAGAAATTCAACAAGAGGTTTTCTTCTTGAATACAGACCCCAGAGCCATTTTCTTACAATCCCTCCTCTCAAACCCCCGGCCAAATTCCCTTCTCTCCAACTGTGGTTAATTACAGAGGGTGGAGCCCCGCATACGTCTGATACcgtgcatttgtgtgtgtttgctctTGGCCCCACAGTTTCAAAGGGAAGATAGCAGCTTTTGATCTTATCTCCTCTGGTTTTCTGCCTCCCTTGTGTCTTCGTATCATGTCTCAGTTATGGTGATTAAATAAACTGTATTCAAAAAGCATTCCAAGTCGGGCTTCCATGGCATTTCCAGCCTTTGCTGCTGATGATTTAATTTTGCAGACCCCTTCCCATGCACTGCTGGGGTCTCTTGTGCCCTCAGGGCACGACAGGAAAACTACAGACCCACAAAATGAGACCGCACCTTTTGCTGTCCTCCCTTCGCCTCCCCTTGTGATTCGGTGTGGTGGCATTTGGATGCAGActtggatttggggggggggggggaggcaatTGCAAGGGAAAGAGCCAAGAGAAACCATCTCTGAGGTTGCAGGGCGTGAGTTGGCAAAACCAAGCAGCCACTTGAGATGACACCGAGGCCAAAGTGCCACCTCTGCAGCTGGAACAAGGATGCAGTGAATTCTGTGGTGCCAGCTCTGCACCTCCTGGGCATAAATCGCTTTTGTCCTGTCTCTCCAGCCACCGAATCCCCCAGCTTTTAAAACCATGGCCAAGAGCTTGACTGGCCTCATCCAGAAGCTGCGTCGGCCCAAGATGGAGACAGCTTCGTGCCCAGCCAACAAGCAGAAGCGAGATGATGGAGGGAGCATCGCCACTGGCCACACTGGTGGCACGCCACTGCAGGGAAACTCGTGTTTCTTGTAAAGGGGACAGATGGGAACCTTCTCCTTTACCGAGGGGCCACTCGGCAAGACCTGCTCTGCAATGAATAGCACTGTCAGCGCAGATAGAGGAAGGGGTGGACCTCGCCATCTATATAAAGCAAACCCACTAAGCCAGCAATCTTGGAGCAGCGAGGTCCAGGCGGGGTAAGGAGAGGGGGGATTTTATTGCCATGTTATTTCATCAGACAGCTTTGGGGAGTGGCGGAGGGAGGCTGCAGAGGGTGAGCTTCTCCATCAGCCCCAGGCAGGACAACCAGTGTGTCCCTGTACACATCCCTGCCAAGCACCGCATCCCAAAACCAGACTCAAAAGTCCCTGCCGGGAGTCAGCTGTGTGCACTCAGGCACGGTGATACCTTCACAATGCTGTATATCCACGGTGACACTAATGTCACTGTGTGGTGCTGCCAGCGTGCACCCGACCAGCTCTGTGTCCTTGGTGCGGGGACGGGGGCAGCATCTGTCCTGCCCCCAGGGTGCTGCTCATTGCCTGCCGTTGCTGTTTCCTCGTCCAGGGCCAGCCTGAGGATGAAGAATCTCCTCTTTGCCATGCTCCTGGCTTGCGGTAAGTGCCTCGGTTTCACCGGGCCAGGCTGGGATCTCGTCTGCCTGGCAAAAAAGATGTACAAATCCAGAGTCTTTGTGCACGATTCAGGTTTTAGTTTAAATTTTGCAGTTTCTCTCTAATGCTTCATGTAGCACTGCTGTAATCCTGGAGGTCTTCAGGACGGTGAGGCTTTGGGATGCTCAGatccatatttattttaagaggcCTTGGAGCCTGTTGTCAACTGCTTTCCTGCCTGTGCCAAGCCCAGGGCTGATCCTGGCAATGTGGCATTGCTAGTTGCAGGATGCAAGCATGGCACAGCCTGTACAGAGAGCAATAATATCTTCTGCCAGACTTAAATCGCGTAGCTGCAGAAACCAGACATAATCctgaggggttttttggggCTTCTCATGTCTCACATGCCTGAAAGCCTGTATTTCCAGCAACGCCAGACTTATTTAATTCCTCTGCCCAGTGCGAGGCATGGGGAATCCCACCTGCCTCCTCACCCTGCACTGGCGTGAGCCTGTCCCTCTGCCCTTCCACAGGGCTGCTGCCGGCTCGTGGCAGCGTTTTGGAGCTGGAGCAGATGATCAAGTCGGCCACAGGGAAAAGCGCCCTGCTTTCCTACAGCTGGTACGGGTGTTTCTGCGGAATCGGGGGCAGAGGGACCCCGGTGGACTCCACCGACCAGTGAGTACCTGGAAAAGAATCGCCCCTCACTGCCCTGGGTGGAAAGTGTGCCAGGGGTCCCTAAAAAACTCCTCGCTGGCAGCCTGCCAGCGCTGGTGTACTCTGAGAGGGGTTTTTGTGCCATTCCCCAGCCACGTCTTGCTGCTGCCTTGTCATCTTCTCCTCCCAATCACCTTAAATTTGAGGCTGGACCTTCCTTTACCTTCCAAGCGTGGTGAGGGAGGGTTCAGGGGCAGCGGTTTGGCATGGTGTCCCCCACAGGTGCTGCCATGCCCATGACTGCTGCTACAGGAAGCTGAGAGAGGGCAAGTGCAGACCCCTGATAACCCCGTACCACTTCGACGTTGCCGATGGAGACATCGTCTGCAGTGAGTACTGccaagatgggggggggggtcccacggAGGTGGGGAACCAGCACGGCTCCCTGCGACACCCCAGCCCCGGAGCAGGGTACACAGGAGGGCATCCCCCCCAGGGATGAAACCAGCCTGATGCCCAGTCGGGTGCGTACGGGAGGACACAGCATATGATAAATAAACGGGCATTACGAGGGATGCGGGCAGGTTGGAGAGGGCGAGCAGCAGGGCGTGCTTCTTCGTGCACTTCCCCCGGGCAGCTCCAGGCATTAGGGGTGCCCCGGGGGGACCCCGTTGCTGATGCCAGCCAGAAAAGCCACTGCAGAGCACGGTGTTTTCTCCCCGCAGGTAACGAGCAGAGCTGGTGCAAGAGAGAGACCTGCCTTTGCGACAAAGCGGTGGCTTCGTGCTTCTCAAGCGCTTTGCATTCCTACAATAAATCCTACCACTTCTATTTCAGGCTGAAATGCCGAGGAAGTAAGCTCCAGTGCTGAGGAGGGGAAATCTGCACGTAAGGTTGCAGATTTTGACTGGGTTTCCCCATAGCTATGGCAAGAAAAGCCTGATGTGGGGGCTGAACGGAGCCGGAGCCAGCAAGGCTCCCCGCAATGTGATGCTCAGGGTGAGGAAGGGCACGCGCACGTTACGGATGGAGATCCCCCAGTTCCCAGAAAAACATGTCAGCTTCCATTTTTtgtcccttcctcctctcttttctctcttaatttcatttcccagcaaagataattaaataaaaggtattcaaaattattttccatggtGTTTTTCTGTAAGAGCCACTGAGATTGACGCACTGCAACAGTGACATCTGGGCTGCCGAGTTTGGGGAGCATTTTTGCATCTCACACCTTAGCCACACTATCTGCCTGACACCCTAATATTTCCATGGTCCTGACAGCAGCCTGAAGAAGCCAAAGGTCCAACAGCGGCTGTAATTCGCAGGTCTAGCACCAGGTCTATCCCACTGCAGAGCAATATTGCTGCTGCCAGATCCCCAGCTACAGAGGAGCACTTTGCAGTGAGAAACGGGGACAAGTAAATGCCACCATGGGGTTTGTTAACAAAATAATACCGCGGCAGCGAGCTCTGATGGCAGTTGGGTTGTTTGGTTTCTCTGAACACCCCTTCCTAACAGCTGAACTCGCTCCCGGAGCTAAAACAAAATGGTGCATTAAGGGGCAGGTGAGATACGGCCAAAAGATGTTTTTACAGGAATAATGAAAGTGGGAAAATGTGGGAGATGATTTAGACCTTCCTGTGACACTTAACTAAAAATGGTGGCCAAAATTAAGGCTAAAGAATAGTCATCTGCAAAGGAGGGAAAATTCCAAAGCCTCACCCATCCTAAGGCGGATGCTAATTTAGGAGGGCAGTTAAGTTGGTGACTAAATGGTTTCTCCATAAGGGATGAGTTCTGCATAGGGGTTGCAAAGAGGAGGTGGAAAAACCATACAGAGAGAGATAAAGGGAAGTTGCATTCGCTCATCCCAAAACATCCATTTTGCTTCATTCTCCTCTCATGGTGGGTGAGTGTTTAATCATCCAGTATCTGCGTAATGCCTCGTTTCTGGGAACTGCGCatttaaagatgcttttattGTTGCCCATATACTTCTCCCAAAGAACTGATAACTCACCCTGAATCACCTTTGCAGCATGGCAGAGGGACAGTTCCTAAACCACACGACCcctcaaaaaccccaaacctgcttCGTTCGCAGTTGCCGGGATGCAAAAGCTGAATCAGAGCTATTATTTCCCCCTGATACGACACCgtggtgctggggagggcagagaaAAAGGCCCTCAGGCATCTCCCACGGGGGACAGAGTGTCGGCTTCCTCCTTGGGCTGGAAATGATGCTGCTTTGGCAGCCCATCCCGCCCAGCCCTGCACGTGGGGTACGGAGCTGCGGCGTTGGGGGGATTTCTTGCATGCCTGTGAATGGGAAGGACGGCACCTTGTCCTTGGCAGAAAAGTCCTGTCAGCAAGATTTGGGCAAAACGAGCATCCGACAGCGGGGAACAAACCCTATATAAAGCAAGCGCTGCGGGCTGCAGGGCCCTGCAAGCAAGCGGTGGCTTTCCCAAGGTAAGTGAGGATGGAGGAAcgcttttcctccctttcctacTTTAAGCGAAAGCCACAGTGAAAGCGGGGAGCGAGGTCCGTGCCGGGAGAGCAGGAGCAAAGGAGAGCGGGAGCAAAGGAGAGGCTACCTGAGATGCCAGCCCAGAAGGCAGAGCAGTGGGGTGCAGCCCTCGAGGGCTGATCGTTCCTCcaacttttcctcctttcccttcattttgctttttcccaccCCTCCGCCATCCGATTCCCATCGCTTCCCATCCCCGCCGCAGCAGCGCTTTGTGCCGAAGCGCTGGCGACGGGCGCATTCTCGCCCCCCTCGTCTCCCCTAATCCCCGGAGGTGGGGAGCATCTCTGCCCCCAGACAAGGGGAGAAGTATAAAAGAAAGCGGTTGATATAATGGGGAAATGGTTTGGTTTCCTCTCCCAGGGCTGTTGAAAAGATGAACTCTCTCCTCGCCTTCGCTGTGCTGTTTGCTTGGGGTAAGTGTCCTCGCTCGCACTGGTCCCACGGCTCCCTGTGCAGTTATATCCATGGAAACTGGGACCAGGCTGGTGATTTCTTTACCTTTCCCCATCACCACCTCTCCCAAACACGCAACAGCTCTCCTGCACCGAGCTGGGAATAAGTTTCCTCTCCATTGCGTCTACTTGTTTTTAAGACATCACCAGCCTGGTACCAGTTTGGGGGccagagggatggggatgctgctggggagTCGGGTGTCAGCGTGAGCCCCACTGGTTTTCCCCCCCAGGCTTGTCCCCAGCTCACGGGAGCCTCTGGGAGCTGCAGAAGATGATTACAAAGGCGACGGGGAAAAACGCCTTGCTGTATTACTCCTCCTACGGTTGCTACTGCGGCTTCGGGGGCAAAGGGCAGCCCAAGGATGCCACGGACAGGTAAGCACCCACTTAAAAATCTCCCTGCCCGAACACATCCTTGCACAGTTTCAAATTTGGGGGGTAGGGGggaaaattggggaaaaaaaccccaacgcCCAAAGCCTCAAGCTCCCATGCAGATGCTGCCAGCTGCACGATACCTGCTACAACAACCTCCTGAGCTACCACTGCAATGCCAAGATGCAAGGCTACCGCTATGGCTGGCACACTGGCAGCCCCTTCTGCAGTAAGTAGGACTCTGGAAAAGGGGGTGTCCctacattcccccccccccccccccgcaagcCGGGGCTGACCCTGGGCTTCCCTGTGCCCGCAGGACAGGGCTCCTGGTGCGCCCAGCTCTCCTGCGAGTGCGACCGCAGCCTGGTGCTCTGCCTGAAGCAAAGCCTCGGGAGCTACAGCACACGCTACCGCTTCTACTGGAAGCACTGGTGCTAGCGATGGGAGCCGGGATGCAGGGCCGGAGCACGCGTGCGAGTTCTGCATCTGGATTGCCCTACGTCCCTGCCTGCACGGACCACGTAATTGCTGCTGTAAATTTAATcaatgtgaaaataaacaatGTGCTTAAACCTCcatgagctgctgctgggcaaaGAGAGAAATCCCTGTAAATACTCGACATCATCCTCCCCAAACTTTGCAAAAACTCGGTCCTGGCCCCTGCGTCATTCCAggctgcagcccacggaggggagggggggttggCCAGCAAGGGAAGGGGCGTAGCATAAAGCGTTTTTGGGACAGACAAGTCATTTCAGCACTTCCAGTTCAGAGCTCACGGGCCAGACACGGAGGGCAGCCTCTCCCCGGGCAGACAGGCTGGCAGCAAGGCAGCGGAGCCGGAGCAATCCCCCGGTGAGCAACTCCCAACCTCGCCCCACTGCTGCGATggggtggattgctgctgcGGAAACAAAACTAGGGGAGGGATGttgggaggaggcagcaggcacgctgccttctgctgttttccatgCCTGTAGATAAAGTGTCATTGCTTTCAGATAAAAACTCAGCTGGGAATTTGCAGCCCCAGGGGTTGTAAAGTGATGCCCTGGGTGCCAGAAGTGGTGGGACGggaggtgggagatgctggggtggtgggacagCTTCAGAAAGTATTTGCTTTCGGCCAAGAGGCAGCAACACAGATGCAAGGGGGCACggctgccttcctccctccaaaTTTCAGGGTAGTTTGACCTGATTTCGGAGGGACAAGGCTTGCACGGCAGCTCCTGTCGACCGGTCACGCTGCCTGGCTAATTCtgtcccctttctcctcccaggCCTGAGTGAGAGGAAGATGAAGGTCCTGCTGACGCTGGCGGTGCTGTTTGCCTGCAGTAAGTGCAGCCGTTCCCCAATCCGCGGATGggagccaggctgcagccccgCGCCGATGCAGGGAGCATCCCCAAACCCCTGTGCACTCCACGGGGAGACTCCCAGCAAagccctcctctctcccctggTTCCCCGGGCCTTATTTCTGCATATAACTtgcaaaaatcacattttccgGTTACTCTAGGTGTGTTCGTGGCTCACGGGAAGCTCCCACGCATGTTCACACCGGGACTCGAAGGAAGCACCGTAGGAAATCTGACCGCCTACAGCTGTTACTCGGGATGGGGCAGCAGCGGCACATCGAGGGCTTCAGTGGACCGGTACAGGCAACGCTTCCCAGGAGGGCTAACGCTGGCCCCAGGATGGCTAATGCTGGCCCCGGGGTAACCCCGAGGCTTGTGAGCAACCCCAGCAACACCCCGTGaagctttgcaaaatgcagACCAGGCAacgggcagcagcaggaagggaaCAAGTTTTAGGGAAGGGGGGAAAGCGAGGCGGCGTTCACCCCTAATTCCAGTCCTGTAGTCAGTAGGGTCGTGCCAGCGACAACTGCCTGAAGTCAATGGGATGGCACCAGAGGAGAGGGACGGTCCCAAAGCTGGGATGCACAAGGGCTCTGGGACCCGGGCAGGGGTTGGCACAGGGAAGCGGAGAAGAGGCTT contains:
- the LOC115343057 gene encoding phospholipase A2, membrane associated-like, encoding MKNLLFAMLLACGLLPARGSVLELEQMIKSATGKSALLSYSWYGCFCGIGGRGTPVDSTDQCCHAHDCCYRKLREGKCRPLITPYHFDVADGDIVCSNEQSWCKRETCLCDKAVASCFSSALHSYNKSYHFYFRLKCRGSKLQC
- the LOC115343061 gene encoding basic phospholipase A2 daboxin P-like, with translation MNSLLAFAVLFAWGLSPAHGSLWELQKMITKATGKNALLYYSSYGCYCGFGGKGQPKDATDRCCQLHDTCYNNLLSYHCNAKMQGYRYGWHTGSPFCRQGSWCAQLSCECDRSLVLCLKQSLGSYSTRYRFYWKHWC